The Manis pentadactyla isolate mManPen7 chromosome 12, mManPen7.hap1, whole genome shotgun sequence genome contains the following window.
CAGACAGAGCTGGAAGAGAACGTGGATGGGTGGAGAGGGGCAGAGATGGCTGACATGTGGCAGCTGTGGTGCGGCGGGAGGGAGGAGGCACCCCACATGGGGAAGTCCGAGAGATTGGACAGCTAAGCGGATACAGCACCATCCCAAGCACGCACACCCAAAAGACCAGTTAAAGTTGGGTTCTGAGCCAGGTGCACGTGAGCCAAAGCAGCAGGAGCGGGACGGAGGTGGAGGGAGCCGACCTAAGACAGGTGACATGGGAGACAGACCATGGACACCACGGTACTTTTGATGCAAGTGGTTCGCACAGACCCATTAAAAGACTGGCAGCATGGGCACAAACTGAGACCCATGGCCAAGTCTACAAGGAATTCTTTCCCATCGAACAATAAGGACAGGTTCCACATGAAAGATGTACCACGGAACCACCCACCAAGAGCTAGCAGGAGTGGCTATATTGGTGTGGGACTCACAgacttgggaacaaagaaagtgacatggGGTGAAGAAGTTCACACACCCTGCAAACGGATGCACACACCCAACAGCCCCGATACACACAGAGCAACCCGACAGGGCTGAGGGGCAAAGACATCCTGACAGCCGCCGACCCTCCACCATCAGGACAGAGAAAATCCACAAGGATCCAGAGCAACTGGAACTGCCATCCCCTGGCGGGGCCTCGGTGACTCAGCAGTGCACACACTGCTTCCAGGCACCCACGGGGCGACCACGTGCTGGGCCAGCACACAGCCTCCCCGCACCAAAGGACGGAGGTGAGGCACACGTCCTGGGCCCCCCGCGGAATCAGACTAGAAACCCACAGCAGCCGAGCAACAGGGGACTCTCCCAGTGCCGGGAAACTAAACTAACTTCCTTCCAGGTGACCTATGGGACAGATAGTCGTCTCGACAGAaattacaatatatttttaactgtatagacatgaaaacaaacaaaacaacaatttGTGGGGCTCAGCTGAAGCAGTgtgcttagaggaaaatttatagcattaagCAGTTGATTAGACAAGAAGTCTCTTGGAAAGGTATAAGCTTTCTCAAGAAACTCACAGAAGAGGAAGATAAACCCAAAGCAGAAGGAAAGAGGTAACGAGCAGAACTCAATgcaatttatttattgtttaaaaaacagaagtttttaaAAGTTGGTTTTCAAGTTGATCattgaaaagatcaatgaaattaaTGAACTTCTAACCAGGGTAaccaagaaaaatgagagaagacaTCAACAGCCAGCATCAGGAACGAAGGGGGTCATCACGACGGACACAGGAAGCGGCCTCACACCACACAGCCCCAACCCCCAATCGCTGGCTTAGGTGAGGCTAAGTCCCTGAGAACTGCAAACTGCCATATCTCACTAGAGGAAACAGACTGCAGATCTTAGAACTGACGAAGGAAACTGAACTTGCGGATAAAACCCTTCAGTGAAAAGCCTCCAGTCCCAGAGGGATCCCCCAGAACGGTCAGGAACGTGTACAGAAGAAATATGCCGATTACAGGCAGTCCCTTCCACAAAGCGCAGGACGGGACACTTCCCACCTGGGTCACTGGGGCCTCTGGTGCCCTGGCGCCCAAGCCAGAGATGGCGAAAGGCCACTGCTCCCCACACGAGCAGGCTCCAAACCCTCATGGGGACAAAGCCTGAGCTCAGCACTACGCCGACACCAAGGAAGCCCACAGGGTGCCAGGGCCAGGGGACTTGGTGCGGAGGGGCGGGGGCATCTCCTGGGGGGCGGGGTGGCAGGGGAAGGGTCTGGCCACCTCGCCTCCGTGAGGGGCTCACCTTCTTCACCAGGAGGCAGATGTGGTGGCCCTGGATGGAGCGGCTGTACATGGAGGCACACGAGTCCACTCGCTCCACAACTGCAACAGAGGACAGGTGAGGCCAGGCCGCAGGGTGAAGCTGCCCCATGGGGAGCAGACAGAGGCTGCACCGTTTAGCAGCCATGTCAAATCTCTTACCGGAAAAATGGTGATGAAAACAGATCTTTGCCAGAAGGTTCTGGAAGGACATACGAATGCCATCAACTTTGATTGAGCTCATGCTCAGGTCCCCAGACTCCAGCAACTTGGCAAAGGCGTCGCTGTGGGAAGAACCGAGGACAGGAGGCTGATGACGGGTGGGCGGGCTCACCAGCGTCAGGGCAGATAAAGACCCCAGCCCAGGGGCGGTCCCGCCTGTGGGTGCCTGCAGCTCAAAGTCTCTGAGGGTCTTACAAGATGTCATGGGCTGAACGGTGCTCTCCccaattcctatgttgaaaccctGACCTGCAGACCCTCAGAGAATGTGACAGTTTAGGAGGCAGGGCCTTTACAAGGTAAGAGGTCCCGGGGGACTCTGTGCTGGACCCAGAGTGCTGGAAGGGAGACGACATGGAGAGGTTGGCATCTACACACCACGCTGGCCTCAGCCTCCCAGGGGAAGTGCTGGCGCCTGCTGCCTGTGCTCTCTGTTCCGCAGCCTGCATGGGCTACCATGCCGGAGACGCCCGGCCCTCGTGCCGTAGGGCGGGCGGCCACGCACCTGTAGCACGGCGTCGTGATCAAGTATGAGGTGCAGCTGAAGTGCAGCTTGAAGTCGAGCTTCTCGTGGGTCGACCCTTCATCGTTCTGCCAGGAGCAAAGGTGCGGGGTGAGTGGGGGCAGCTCCCATCGGGATCTTGCTGGCCCTTGAGACGCCCGGCCCTGGGGTCTGGGAGCTCTCAGCTTGCAGAGCAGGCGCAGGGGTCCAGGAGCTCTGGACGCTGTGCCAGCCACACGTACCTTGGCAATGAAGGACAGGGTCCCCTTGAGCTTCTGGGCCATAACAATGCTCTGAATGGTGAACACAAACTGGGCTTCGTTGGAGATGCCTGCAAGGGTAAGGGGTGGAGGGCTGGCCTCAGCCTGGTCAGGAGGCCGGGCTCAGTCCCAGGGCACAGGTGACAGGAGTAAGTGGGGGCTCCTATGGGGGCGTGGCCACACCTCCCACAGCAGGTTCGTGGTGCCCAGCCACAAGCAAGGGCCTGGTCCCCCGGGCTGCAGGACTGAGGGAAGGAGCGGCACCGAGGGGACAGGCAGTACCTGCAAGCTTGGCCCCACTGAGCCCCCCACCTCTGCCGAGCCCTGCACGCCCGCTCACCCGGGGGCAGCTGGAAAGGCACAGGGACACCATCGTGGACAGAGGAGCCCTCTGGCCGGTCCAGCTTGGTGTTGAGCGAGTCCAGCACACTGAGCTCCATGTTCTTGAGGAAGCTGCTGCTCTGGTTTTCCAGGACGATGGACACAGTGACCTGGCTGTCCTTCTGCAGGCTGCCCTGCACATCATACATCTGCACAGAGCACAACAGCTTAGAGCCACGGGCCACGGGGGGCCGGCCACGCTCACTCCGCAGGCAGAGAAGCGGGAGAAAGGGGCATGGCGACCCTCCAAAGCCCTGCACCTCAGCCTTGTCTGCAACGGAAGCCATTCCCGCCCTGTCCTTGACAAATCTGCTGTCGCCTCAGCCTTGCCCTGCCCACAGCGAGCAGAGAGCAGACCGGCCCTCGAGGGGTTCTTTTCCCAGAAGGCCTCATGGACACCCAGGGCCTCTGAAGCCCCCAGGGTGCAGACACCTCCCCAGGTCCAGAGAAGGGCGCCCCAAGCCTGCATGGCCCTCCCGAGTGCGGTGGCTCACCATTTTAATGTAGGAGTTTTCAGCCAGGAGGCAGTAGCTGGACATGGGCTGTGAACAGAGGAGGGCATTTCAGCACTGGGCTGCACGCGCCCAGACGCCACCTGCTCACAGAACAAGGCCTGCCGACAGCTGCCACATGCCCAGGCAACACCAGGAGGAGCCCCCAGGGCCCAGATGGCACGTGTCCACACCCCAGGGGCTCCCCACACCCCCCGGCAGCTGAGCTCTGCCACGCAAGGGCCCTGCCAGGGAGGCGAGTGAAGTACCCCTCACCGGGAGAGGCTCCTCCTCATCCAGCGCGCCGTTCTCCACGGGCGCCGCAGGCCCTGGGCTCGGGCGCCGCCTCCTCTTGGGCCTCTTCCTGTCCTCGGCCCTCACCTCCTTCTCCCCCTTCTTCTTGTGGTGCTGCTTCTTATTCTTGGAAGGCTTCTGAAATGGGGGAGGTGAGCTCAGCCCCAGCTCCCACCGCTCCGCGGCTCCTCCGGGAGCAGACGGGCAGGCAGCGCCCTCGAGTCATGTGACTTGAGACACGGACTGACCGCACCCAGGAAGGGGCCCGCACGCCATAATGGACAGGCTCCAAATCCTCAGGCCAGGGGCCCTGCTGGGCAAGGATGGAGCTCACTGCCAACCGGGATAACACACAGGGAAAGTGCCAGAACAGACACCTGGTTGGCAACTCCCCCTGGAGCTCCCTGGCGTGCACCCCTGACAGGTTAAAACACGGCTGGAAAAAAACGTCCACACGTGTCCACAGCAAAGGACTCAGAGAAAATGAAGCAACACGCGTCCAACCATAGATGGAGCATCACGCAGTCATGAAAAGGAAGCCTGCCATGCACCACACGCGGACAGACCCTGAACACACGCCAGACACACAAGGCCACGTGGTGTGTAGCCTCATTTCTGTGACACGCCCACAGCAGGTGGATGCACAGACAATGTGGGCTTGTGGGTGCTGCGGGCTGGGGAGGGTGCCTAGCTCATGGGGATGGGGTTTTTCTGGGGTGGTAGAATGTTCTGGAACTGGACAGAGGTGGGGTGTGCACAACCCTATGAACGTACTAAAGCCAGGGACTTGCTTCCTTTAAGGAGATAAACTTCCCAGAGTAACGTATAGCCTGGTGAAGCTGACCCCAGCCATCAGACCCCCAGCACAGTGATGGGAGACTGCCGTGAAGGCCCCAGCGGGCCTCGTGGTGACACCCGGGTGGTGGTCACAGCCCTCCTCCCGCAGCCCCCTGCGCGGGCACACGGCCCGCCTGCGAGGTCGGCCCCTCACCCTCTCGGGGTCATGCTCCTcgccctcctcctctctcctgggCTCCTTGCCCTCCTCCTCAGGGGCGGTGATGACAGTGGCCGCCTTGAGCTCTTCCTGCAGGGAGCGGGTGCTGGGACTCTAAGGGCAGCCAGGGCTGGGGACAGTTTCCTGTGACCTGAACTGCCCTCATGCAGGGGACACCCCAGGGGCACAGGCCCAGGCCCTCTACAAACACTGTCTCCTGGGGCAGCACAGGGACAGGCCTGGCTGGCCGGGCACTGGCCAAGGCCACCATGTGAGACCCTGGGCTGTGGGCCTCACTGACAGGAGGCTGCTGCCGGGCTCAGGGACGCCAGCTCTGTGCCGAGGGTTGGCCCGACAGCCACTGTTCCGACAGCCGCTGGCTGGGTGGGATCCTGAGCACGGGACGGAGCTGGCCCAGGTCTGGCTTCTCCGTGTAAGGCACCCCCACCATTCACCCACCCCTGGGGACGGGCAGAAGGGCTGGCGTGGGCAGCACCCAGAGTAGGgctcctggatgcttcagagaggcagCTCTGCTGGGCTGAGGTCGAGGGGCCATGTGTGCAGCTGCGGGCCCTGAGAAGCCGACACAGGTGGCCCACCGGGCTCTTACCGTGGCCGGGGCAGGCAGTGGCGTGGTGGACAGCCAGAAATCTAAGTCCTCACCCTGAAACCACAGGGAGACCTGTCTTTGGCTGAGGCAGCAGGAAAGGCCCCAGGGAGGCCCTGGCAGACACAGGGGCCTGTGGGAGGCCCTCCCGGTCCGCCCAGCACAGGACCTGGGCTCAAGGAGCCGACAATGACCGTCTTGGGGGCACGCATTTCCTGCTCACACCCTTGCTGCTAGAAGAACCACGTGCGGCCCTCTCGCGCACCTGGGCGTCCCGGCCCTGGGCCCGGCCCTCGCCCCTCTCCTTCTCCCGCCTCTTCTCCTTGTGCTTCTTCTCCTTCTTGAGTTTCCTGCTCCTCTTCTCTAAGACAGGGACGTCCCCTTTCTCGGGGGACTGCAATGTCTCGGCGTCTCTGTGTTTCTGGACGGGCAGCTGCTCGCTGTCGGCTAAGGGCCTGGGACGGGGGCGGGGTCACAGgagtgcccccaccccacccacacacGGCCCCACACGTAGCCCCCAACCTGGCCCCACCTACTTGTCCAAGTCAATGTCCAGGGCCCTGTAGGGGTCGTTGGGGTCCTTTTCGTCCTCGTCACTGGGCAGAGCGTTCTGGAGGAGGGAAGGCGCTCCGTCTAGCCCCTGCCCCTGCAGAGCCAGGCCTGAGCGGTCTGCgagcccctcccccttctccgAAAGGGGCCACCAGGTCTGCGCCCACGAGGGCATCTGACTGGGGCCAGGAACTCAAAATGGGTGAGGGTGGGGTGCACTGAGGCCACGAGGCCGCTGGAACCGACGGGCTGGAGGCCTCCTGGACGGGGAGGCACTGCGGCGGGGCCCCCGACCATGGCGGGGGGGCAGGTCGGCGCGGACAGCGGGCAGGCCAACCTCGGGCATCTCCTCCGTGACGATGTCCACCCGCTGGGCGGGGGCGATGTCCTCGTCACTCTCGTGCAGCGAGCCGTGGAGCCGCGCACGGCCCCGCTtgcccttctccctgtgtctccgcctcgccttgcccttctccagcctctgcctctgcctgcgCTCCTCCTCCAGCTTCACATACTGGTCCGACGCGGGCATCCctgagggcaggcaggcaggcgctCAGCCACTGCCCTGTCGAGGCCGGCGGACGGCAGCTCTGAGAGCCGTGTGCGGGGGCTCCTGCGGGCATGAGGGGCCTCGGGCACCACCCCCTGGACACCCGGCCACAGGCAGTGGCTGCCTGAATGCCAATGGAGCCAAAGGGTCAGGGGGTGGTCCCGGGGAGATGAGGTGGCACCAGCATCGAGGTATAGGGCCCCCATGCTCCTCTCATCTACCCTGAGCTGGACCCTGAGCCCAGCAGGCAGGGGCAGGTGCACAGAGCCCGAGTGGCTGGCCCTTCACAGTGTCTGGGAACGGGACCCAGAACTCCCACCACCTTGCTGACAGGCCCAGGGCCTATACTGTCACACAAACACTTGCCTGGCACCTTCAGGGGCACCGAGAGGTCGATCTGCACCACCGGGATGTGCTCCACACCTGGCGCATCCTGGTACCGCTGGAGAAGCAAATATGCAGGTGTCACCAACGCCCACCCACACCCAGGAGCATGGGGCCCAGCTGGAGGCCAGGGAGACGGTCCACAGTTTAAGCACAGATCCAGGCACAAGACTTCCACTGACTTTTCCCACCCAAGTCCCTTTTTTCCTAGGCTAGAAAAGTAGTACTTGAAACCACAAGATGGTGGTGCCTCGTTGCCCACCATCTCAGTGACAGGGAACACCTGTGGCCACCTGGCAGCCTCAGCAGCCACCAGGTTCCCAGCAATCCTGCCCTGGGAGCTATGTCTGTTGGGGGAGCCCATGCCTCCCCAGTGGGGTCCACTGGGTGGAGGTGGCAGAGGAAGGCAAGGGAGCCACCCTGGATAAAGAATGTTCCACAAGGTGGTGCCCGCAACACCCTCCCTCCTGACTGGAGTCCCCCCGATTTGGGCACTATGCTTAGGGTCACCTTCCCACAGGACTTGGTGTCCAGGACCCCCTCACAGACTTGCCGTGTGGGTCTGCACCCAGACTGCCCTGAAGACAGCGACCCCTGGCGACCCTGGCAGTGGAGGGCCCTGCGGGGACGCCCCTTGCGGATGAGCTGGGACCAGCCTCACCTTCTGGGGGGAAGGGGAGCTCTTGATGTAGAAGGGGTTGTTAGCCTGCTCCTGCTTCCGAGCTTCTCGGCGCTGTGGGGACAGGATTCAAAGCGCACGTCAGCAACCATGCGGGCCACAGCCCCTCAGCCCCTCCTGGTGCAGGCCACCTCCCCGCTCCAGGCCCAGGTGGGGCTGAGTCCCTCGGGACTCTCCTGTGGGCACCCACGGAGGTGTGGGGGCAGGCAGCAGAGGCTGACAGCCCCACGGGAGGGAGGGTGAGCTCAGAGGCAGGGCCAGCTGCCCCAGGCTGCTCAGCTCTGGGGGAGGCCCAGACAGGGGCCAGGCTGTGCTGCCGGAAGGCCCGGCTGGGCGGGGGGGCCAAGCTGTGAGAGTGGGAGGTGCTGGGGGGCCCCAGCCTCAGAAAGGGAGGAACGGGGCgtggagggctgggggctgggggcgctCAGCGCCCCTGTGCTCCCCCAGGCTGCCTGCATGCTGCACACcgggggaggcagagggcagtGAGCCGTGCTGGGCGGGGCAGGGCACAGCAGCCTCACCCGGGCCAGCTCTTCCTCGTCCGCCTCAGGCTGCCGCTGCTGGGCAGGCCGGCGCTCCTCGTCCGGGAAGATGGCTTTGGGCTTCTCGCCCTCTGACTCGCTGTCTGAGGGCGGCTCATTAATCCAGGCATCCAGATCCAGGCTGTAGGGCACAGAGGGTCACAGTCTGGCCCGTGTGCCCGGCCCcggaggctcagggaggtggaCGAGGCAGAGATGACTATGTCCCCTTGAGGATGCGGACACGAAGGCCAGGGACCCTGGTGCCTGGGATGCTACACACAGCGCTCCCCACGTTCTGGGGGCCCCACCCAGGCTACACCCACCATCCCTCCAATGTATGCAGGTGAGGGGTGACAGCAAACCATCTCCCGGGGGTGGCCGCAGGGGACCAGCAAGGCACCAGGTTTGGCCACTCGACTCCGTGTCCAAGACAGGGCACACAGCTCACCCTTCTGGAACAGGAACCTTCTTCTGGGCCTTGGGAGCCACAGGGTTCAGCTCCCCAGCAAAGAGGCCGCTCACTTCTGCCGCCACTGGCACGCCCTTGGCCTGAAGCTTCTGGACATGCCTGACCAGCTGCAAGACGCAGGACGCCTGTGGGAGCCATGTGGAGGTCACAGGGTTCACAGAGGACTGGCCCTGGAGGCGACTCACAGCACCGCAGGGCACGGCTCAGATGCACACCCAGCAGGAAGCACCATGAGAAGCCCTGGCCCAGGAAGGCACCCAGCCAGGAAGGAACCAGCCCCTGCTGCTACAGGAGGTGGCGGGAGACAGGATAGGCCCAGAAGAAGGGCCATCTCCAGGGCAGGGGTGCCCCACCCCAAGACAACTGCTGGACGACCCCAGGCCCACCTCCACGGGACACCGCGGCACCTTCGCAGGGCCTGCCCTCCACAAGGTCAGAGTGTGGCCCCCAGCCTGACGTGGGGCTCAGGGTCCTGGGCCACAAACGGGCTATCTTCACACACCTGCCCTTGCCTGAAGAGGGCACCGGGGCCCAAGGACACTGCTAGGCCACAGATGCCCACGTTACGCCCCTGCTCTGGCCTGCCTACTGGAATGGCACACACCAAACCAGTGCCTAGACGAGCAGCTGGGTCCCCACCCGTAAACCTGGTCACCGCTCTGGCGATCTCCTGCCGTCTCGCCCTCAGATCACCTCCCACCGGCTCACCCCCTCTTGCTGATGCCCCTCCCTGGGCCCCCACAGGCCTCGGCTGCAGCAGAGCCCCAAAAGGGGATTCTTGGAGCTGCTTGGTGGGATGCGGCCCCCTCCCAAgaacccccagctcctggcagctgGTGTCAGCGCATACCCGCTCCTGGACCTCTAGGTCTGCGCTCTGCACAAACTGGGGCAGCCGCTCCGCCATGAGCTGGGTGGCCTCCTGGGCCGCCTCCGCCTCTGCAGCCTGCTCCTTCTGCTGTAGGATGGACGCATACAGCTTAACCACGTTCTGCACGTACACGGCCTGGATGTGGCCTGGCAGGGTGGTGACTTTGGGCCGCAGCATGGCCTCCAGGGTCTGCCGGGGCTCCTGCAGGTGCCTGGGGACAGGGAGGGCCGGGTGAGCCTGCCACACCGTGGCACCCGGTCCCAGGGTGGCTGCCCTTGCGAGCGAGGGCCTCTGCTAGAAGGGTCACAGGGGCACACTCTCCCACCCCCGCCCAGGACTACGGGATGGGGTCTGAAGGAACCATGGCAACGGCACGACAACCACTACTGAGAAGAGCTGAgaacaaaaacaggaaaatagCATCCACGTGAACGTGACAGAAAGTCTGAGTCCAAAAGGCGAGGGCAGGAGACCCGGGAGGACCTGCTCTCAGGACGGAGGGCGGGGCCGGGGCACGCAGCTGACTGCAATCACAAGTATTTACGGGAAGGAGCAGCAGAGGGACCTGGGCAGGCCTTCGGGTGTGGGAGATGCCCAGGAAGCTGCACAACTGCGGGGCTCCAGAGGGCGGGTCTGCCGGGCACAGTCCCTCCTTTGCAGCCACCACGCAGCCGCTGGGAGGCCCGCTCACGCCACTCACTCGGAGAACTCCCCGCAGACCCAGGCGGCCGCGTAGAGCACCTCGCAGATGCCGTTGCGTTGCGTGCTGCTGGCCACCAGGTGGGCGCGGTCGAGCAGCGCGGACATCTGTGCCACGGCGAACTTGCGGATGGCCTTCACGCGGATAGCCACGTCTAACATTTGGGCGGCGATGAGGTGGCCGTGGCGCGTGCCTTCTAGCCGGGTCAGCTCCACAAGCACACTGATGTACCTGTGGGAGGGAACCCATGAGGTGCGCCCCCTGGGGCCGCCCCGCGCCCACCGGCTGCCACGGACCACTCAAAGTTGGTGATGTGCTGGTAGTTAGACTGGCTGCAGATGTCAATGATCTTCGTGAGCAGCTCGTCGCGGTAGGTGGTGCCCTCGGCCTTGTCCACGTGGGTCATCAGCTTCTTGACAATCTCCATTAGGTTCTTCTTGGACACCTGTGGGAGGTGCTGGTGAGGGCGGCTGGGCGGTGCTGGGTGGATTGGGCGGTGCCGGGCCAGCCGGGAGGGCACGCACCATGCCGTACAGCAGGTCAAGGGCCCGCAGCCGGATGGACTCATCCTTGTCGTCCAGACACTGCAGGACCAGGTCCTTGTGGGCCTGCACGGACTTGGGGTGAGTCCTCAGAATCTTGGACATGGCCAGCAGGCCCAGGTACTTCACTGCGGAGACAGCAAGATGCAGTTAACCCCACTGCTGCCCAGACGGACTCCGGGACAGCCTTGTAGCCCCGACAACCTGGGGACCTGTGGTTGGTCCCCAGTTGTCCAGGGCAACACTGTGAGCGCTGGCCAAGTCCAAGGCCCTGCCAGGTCCCACAGGGTGCTAAGGACCTCGCTCAGGGTGCCGCTGCCCACCTCAACTAGCCCCAGCATGCCATCACCTAGACCAGGGTGGCACACTGCGGGCGTGCCCAGCCTGAAGCCTGTTTCTGTAAGCGCACCTTTAGGGACACACAGCCGTGTCTGTCGCTTACGCGCCTGTGGGAAGGTGCCTGGCAGGAAGGCACTCACCTGGGCCGCAGGCAGTGGCGTGGCCTCAGCCCTCTCAGAAGCTTCTGCCTGCAGCCCCTACAACCAAGCGTGGGTGGGCCAGGAGAGGGGGCGCCTTACACACACCTGGCCCCCAAGGGCCAACCTGATGCCACCAGCTCCTTAGAGGAAGAGCATCCGCTCCTTCTGCAGAAAGGAGCCCCGCCTCCGCGGGTCTGGGGAGCGGGGcccacagagcagggagagggggaCTCACAGTTTTGATCGGAGTCTTCTATCAGTATCCTCAACTTCTGAACACAGAGCTGCAGAGGGGACGACACCGGTCACACCTTCTGTGCCAACGATGACGCCAGTGACCCTGGGCTGGCCTCACCCCGAGCCCCATCCCATGCCGAGGGCCCACTGGTCAGCCCAGAGGGAGGTGAGGAGCACTGGGGCCACGGCGGGTCAGCCCAGGGATAAGGACGCCCGTGTACCCACGGTGGGGCACCTGCCATGGCAGAGGCGCCACTGGCTGGCATGAAGGAAGACAGACAACAGGCTCCAACATGCACAGGGACTCCCACAGAGGCGTGGGACACTGGTGGCTTCCCCAGACACACGTGCTGGCCTCATGCCCCTCACTAATCCACCCAAGACAGGACGCGGCTGTGCCCCTGGGACACAGAGCAGGAATGACGCAGCAAGCGTGGGGTGGCCAGCATCTGTCAGTGGGGCAGGGGGCTCCCAGGGTGGGGACGTGGGAGGCGCCAGCTGGCCGGCAGGTCCTCAGGATGCTTGCCCGGCCCGCCCACCTCTGCGCGTGGTGCCACCGACCCCGGGAGACATACCTGGATGCTGGCACTGTGGTTGGGCATGCCGGAGGACAGGGAGATGAGAACTGAAACACACAAGCTGGTCAGACCCCAGCACGCAGGGTCCCTGCACACATCCCTGTGCCCAGAGGAAGGGACGGGGCGGACCACCAAGTGGGAAGCTGCTCGCCCAGATGACCTCTGCAGGAGAGAGCCTGGCTGCTCACGGGGAGGCCGGCTTGCGGGGTGGGGTCTggagctgggccctgggcccctgcACTCCCCCTGGAGTCAGGGGTCTCTGTCTGTGCCAGCACAGTGGCCTAGTAACCAGCCCCAGAGGAGAACCCTCGGCACCAAGACAGCAGGCCAGCGCCCTGGGGACACCAGATATCCCTGTCCAGGGCAGCTCCATGGTGCTGGGGCCACGTATCCCCACCTGCTGCCCCTGGATGCAGGTCCCCTGGGCCCATCGCCTCTCCACCCCACAACCCCTCCACCCACTGCCAAAGCCACCTCTGGCCCTGCCACGGTCCCATTCTCCCCACGGGCCTCCCCACACACAGGAGCCCATTCTCCAGGCTCAGCGCCCACCACCTCCAGGCGCTGGCCGGCCCTGCCTCTCCATTACTGTCCGAGCCTCGGGGACACCCAGGGCCCATGTAGCTCTTATCAGAGAACATGGACCCTGGGCCAGCTTCCTGGGAATTCCCAAGTTTTAAGGCTGACCATGCATCTGTACAGAGGGACCGCAGGGCTAGCTTCCCCACTGCTCCAGGCAGGGGCACCCCTTGAACCGCCAACACCGCCAGCTTGCGAGACCTGGTGCAGGGACACGGGGCCTGGATGGTGACCCAGGACGTGGCCAGCCAGGTCCAGGAGGCTCGGGTCCCacaaacagagagacagaggagcTTCTCAACCACACAGGAGTGCTGGGTACGGCCCTGCCTGGACACAGACTCAAATAGACAGCCACTTAAGAATGCCCCCAGAGGGGCACATCCCAGTTCTGTGTCACGAGACCTTGGCTATACGTTCCTACGCTTCAGGGTTCCAGGGACATGGCCCAACACCTGAGATGGGCTTTGAAACGCTCAGAAAAGTGAGGTCTCATTGGC
Protein-coding sequences here:
- the AP3D1 gene encoding AP-3 complex subunit delta-1 isoform X3 yields the protein MTLMSHTKPYIRKKAVLIMYKVFLKYPESLRPAFPRLKEKLEDPDPGVQSAAVNVICELARRNPKNYLSLAPLFFKLMTSSTNNWVLIKIIKLFGALTPLEPRLGKKLIEPLTNLIHSTSAMSLLYECVNTVIAVLISLSSGMPNHSASIQLCVQKLRILIEDSDQNLKYLGLLAMSKILRTHPKSVQAHKDLVLQCLDDKDESIRLRALDLLYGMVSKKNLMEIVKKLMTHVDKAEGTTYRDELLTKIIDICSQSNYQHITNFEWYISVLVELTRLEGTRHGHLIAAQMLDVAIRVKAIRKFAVAQMSALLDRAHLVASSTQRNGICEVLYAAAWVCGEFSEHLQEPRQTLEAMLRPKVTTLPGHIQAVYVQNVVKLYASILQQKEQAAEAEAAQEATQLMAERLPQFVQSADLEVQERASCVLQLVRHVQKLQAKGVPVAAEVSGLFAGELNPVAPKAQKKVPVPEGLDLDAWINEPPSDSESEGEKPKAIFPDEERRPAQQRQPEADEEELARRREARKQEQANNPFYIKSSPSPQKRYQDAPGVEHIPVVQIDLSVPLKVPGMPASDQYVKLEEERRQRQRLEKGKARRRHREKGKRGRARLHGSLHESDEDIAPAQRVDIVTEEMPENALPSDEDEKDPNDPYRALDIDLDKPLADSEQLPVQKHRDAETLQSPEKGDVPVLEKRSRKLKKEKKHKEKRREKERGEGRAQGRDAQGEDLDFWLSTTPLPAPATEELKAATVITAPEEEGKEPRREEEGEEHDPERKPSKNKKQHHKKKGEKEVRAEDRKRPKRRRRPSPGPAAPVENGALDEEEPLPPMSSYCLLAENSYIKMMYDVQGSLQKDSQVTVSIVLENQSSSFLKNMELSVLDSLNTKLDRPEGSSVHDGVPVPFQLPPGISNEAQFVFTIQSIVMAQKLKGTLSFIAKNDEGSTHEKLDFKLHFSCTSYLITTPCYSDAFAKLLESGDLSMSSIKVDGIRMSFQNLLAKICFHHHFSVVERVDSCASMYSRSIQGHHICLLVKKGDKSVSVDGKCSDCTLLNNLLEEMKGTLAQC